One region of Chelonoidis abingdonii isolate Lonesome George chromosome 14, CheloAbing_2.0, whole genome shotgun sequence genomic DNA includes:
- the MRGBP gene encoding MRG/MORF4L-binding protein, translating into MGEAEAGSAGAAEKPPVPAGGAAPEPGAPAEEAVVWSPEVEVCLFHAMLGHKPVGVNRHFHMICIRDKFSQNIGRQISSRVIWDHLSTMYDMQALHESEILPFPNSEKNFILPEEIIQEVKEGKVMIEEEVKEEIKEELEPHAGPEEAYAPSGNLGKAAEKPSSKEKERSSSDSGSKEGADKRKRNRVTEKVLNANSNPSSPSAAKRRRT; encoded by the exons ATGGGCGAGGCGGAGGCGGGCTCGGCCGGCGCCGCGGAGAAGCCCCCCGTGCCCGCGGGAGGGGCGGCTCCGGAGCCCGGCGCGCCGGCCGAGGAGGCGGTGGTGTGGAGCCCCGAGGTGGAGGTCTGCCTCTTCCACGCCATGCTGGGCCACAAGCCCGTAG GTGTGAATCGCCACTTTCACATGATTTGTATCCGAGATAAATTCAGTCAGAATATCGGACGTCAGATATCCTCCAGAGTGATTTGGGATCATTTGAGCACCATGTATGACATGCAAGCACTA cacGAATCTGAGATTCTGCCTTTCCCTAATTCAGAGAAAAACTTCATCCTGCCTGAGGAAATTATCCAAGAAGTGAAAGAAG GAAAAGTAATGATTGAAGAAGAggtgaaagaagaaataaaagaagAGTTGGAACCTCATGCAGGCCCAGAAGAAG CTTATGCACCTTCAGGAAACCTGGGAAAAGCAGCTGAAAAACCAAGcagcaaagagaaagaaaggagctCATCAGATTCTGGGTCCAAAGAAGGAGCTGATAAAAGGAAACGTAACAGAGTCACTGAAAAGGTCTTAAATGCAAACAGCAATCCCTCCAGTCCAAGTGCTGCAAAACGGCGCAGAACATAG